A single Lactuca sativa cultivar Salinas chromosome 8, Lsat_Salinas_v11, whole genome shotgun sequence DNA region contains:
- the LOC111893690 gene encoding uncharacterized protein LOC111893690, whose amino-acid sequence MHSDNKLPTVELIDPIISAEIPDKIEDPELYSLGSSIKYLFKYINKGPDRATVAVVPTNNECENNDAVNEIAEYYDCRYLSACEASWRIFTYDVHCRYPSVVRLPFHLPNQQHIVYGEDDDIDDVLDKPSVAASKFTAWMECNAIDSEARKLTYVEFPTKFVWILNGRFWKRRKVGKAIGRIHSVSPKLGEAYFLRILLNKVKGPTSFDDIRTVNGQTHSSFRDACYALGLLDDDKEYIDAIKEASHSGSGFYLRFLFATLLMCNSMSKPEVVWENTWEYLADGILYRQRQRFKSAELSLGVDELKNLTLFEIQQILLRNNSTLKNFKNMPYPDVESVSSSNNRLITEELDYDVPVIKNDYDRMFLALTDEQRNIFLNIMSAIQENKGGVFFVYGYGGTGKTFLWKTISATIRSEGNIVLNVASSGIASLLLSGGRTAHSRFIIPFELTEDSFCNINPDGELASLIRKTSLIIWDEAPMVHKHAFEALDRTFKDLLRCVNSTISNIPFGGKVIVFGGDFRQILPVVPGGSRQNIVNASLSSSYLWEHCKVHRLTKNMRLTVGRDQSDIGKIRDFANWLLDIGEGKLGGPNDGETIIDIPDDILINDSHDPIGSLIEFVYPSILENYSDINYFQERAILAPKNEVVQEINDRLLKKFPGDEVEYFSSDSICESEFLHDQFDANLYSPDVLNGLKVSGLPNHRLVLKIGVPVMLLRNIDQKNGLCNGTRLQVLSLGKRVIEARIITGTNIGNRTLIPRMSLTRSEKKIPFKFIRRQFPLAVCFAMTINKSQG is encoded by the exons ATGCATTCTGACAACAAGCTACCAACTGTTGAGCTTATCGATCCGATAATTTCAGCAGAGATACCAGACAAAATCGAAGATCCTGAATTATATTcactt GGATCTTCTATAAAGTATTtgtttaaatacataaataagggtCCTGATAGAGCTACAGTTGCTGTTGTACCAACCAACAATGAATGTGAAAATAATGATGCGGTCAATGAAATAGCCGAATATTACGATTGTAGATATTTATCAGCATGTGAAGCATCATGGCGAATTTTTACATATGATGTTCATTGCAGATATCCTTCTGTTGTCAGACTGCCTTTTCATCTTCCTAATCAACAACATATTGTATATGGTGAAGACGATGATATTGATGATGTTCTTGACAAACCTTCTGTTGCGGCTTCAAAGTTCACAGCTTGGATGGAATGTAATGCAATCGACAGTGAAGCACGAAAACTCACATATGTTGAATTCCCTACAAAGTTTGTTTGGATATTAAATGGTCGGTTTTGGAAGCGAAGGAAAGTAGGAAAAGCCATCGGTAGAATTCATTCTGTTTCACCTAAACTAGGTGAGGCATATTTCTTAAGGATTCTTTTAAATAAAGTAAAAGGACCAACATCATTTGATGATATTCGCACGGTAAATGGTCAAACACATTCTTCTTTTAGAGATGCTTGTTATGCACTCGGGCTATTAGATGATGACAAGGAATACATTGATGCAATTAAAGAAGCAAGTCATTCTGGATCTGGTTTTTATCTACGCTTTTTATTTGCTACATTGTTGATGTGTAATAGTATGTCAAAACCAGAGGTCGTTTGGGAAAATACATGGGAATATTTGGCAGATGGAATTCTATATAGACAACGACAAAGATTTAAGTCTGCAG AATTGTCACTCGGAGTAGATGAACTTAAGAACTTAACTTTGTTCGAAATACAACAAATTTTACTTCGAAACAACTCTAcactcaaaaacttcaaaaacatGCCATACCCAGATGTTGAATCCGTTTCTTCTTCAAACAATCGGCTTATCACCGAGGAGCTAGATTACGACGTTCCCGTGATAAAGAATGACTATGATCGTATGTTTCTTGCATTAACAGATGAGCAACGTAATATTTTCCTAAACATCATGAGTGCTATTCAAGAAAATAAAGGAGGTGTCTTCTTTGTTTACGGTTATGGTGGAACAGGTAAAACTTTTTTATGGAAAACAATATCTGCAACAATTAGATCTGAAGGAAATATTGTATTAAATGTTGCTTCAAGCGGTATTGCTTCCTTATTATTGTCTGGTGGTAGAACAGCACACTCTCGATTTATAATTCCATTTGAGCTTACAGAGGATTCTTTTTGTAACATAAATCCAGACGGTGAGTTGGCAAGCTTAATAAGAAAAACCTCTTTAATAATTTGGGATGAAGCACCTATGGTCCATAAGCATGCATTTGAAGCTTTAGATCGAACTTTTAAGGATTTACTAAGGTGCGTAAATTCAACAATCTCAAATATTCCATTTGGAGGGAAAGTTATTGTCTTTGGAGGAGATTTTAGACAGATTCTACCTGTTGTTCCGGGTGGCAGTAGACAGAACATTGTAAATGCTTCTTTGAGTTCTTCGTATTTATGGGAACATTGCAAAGTCCATAGATTAACAAAAAACATGAGGCTAACTGTTGGAAGGGATCAATCAGATATAGGAAAAATAAGAGATTTTGCAAATTGGTTGTTGGATATAGGAGAAGGAAAACTTGGTGGTCCGAACGACGGTGAAACGATTATCGATATTCCGGATGATATTCTCATTAACGATTCACATGATCCTATAGGTTCTCTAATTGAGTTTGTATATCCTTCAATTTTAGAGAACTATAGTGATATAAATTATTTCCAAGAAAGAGCGATACTTGCTCCGAAAAATGAAGTTGTCCAGGAAATAAACGACCGTTTGCTTAAGAAGTTTCCAGGAGATGAAGTTGAATATTTCAGTTCAGACAGCATATGTGAATCCGAATTTCTCCATGATCAATTTGATGCAAATCTATACTCTCCTGATGTATTAAATGGTCTCAAAGTATCCGGTTTACCAAATCACaggttagttttaaaaattggtGTTCCAGTAATGTTACTGAGAAATATTGATCAGAAAAACGGCTTATGCAATGGCACAAGACTACAGGTGTTATCATTGGGCAAACGTGTTATTGAGGCACGTATAATAACTGGAACTAATATTGGAAATCGGACTTTAATTCCAAGAATGTCTTTAACTCGATCAGAAAAAAAGATTCCCTTCAAATTCATAAGAAGACAGTTTCCATTGGCCGTATGTTTTGCAATGACTATTAATAAAAGTCAAGGATAA
- the LOC111893689 gene encoding uncharacterized protein LOC111893689 yields MLSVSVRCSKMEIGNKVYLNNIEQIDEKSHIKVRVLKIWNFVRNNKVCSIEMIIMDEEGTQYQARVFNQNFSRFRHLLKEDESYIVIKPNMAAVTNGFSYTEQTCPRDTFFDVIGHIVSVHLKVTIFGSQAYQISEYLKNNPTVNFVVIVMQFLKLNIWNGLGEAKSHFEVTKLFINSDIYEINEFKNKLKCHDNFGITEKSITTLQSYSSSYTDDFKGNFPLKTVCEITEPIKEMKFLLVASIVNIRQNLPWYYEACKKCGKKIIPVPKTNHSYTNPEGILETMVVECTNAQCKKSEFQYIIPINVQDCTGTIGLTLFDREARRLLNISAYELKKIHDAAGDSDALFPMQLNVLKNHKFAFVVDITEYNVNNYNNIYTVLRVTEDMSIVSELESKIELMSIQSVSLNQVALESDDVVQPVQKDVISQTDESFTPSTVDKLTATSPSKISCDLKCNLQEIYDVDSGYDLSSTKAKRISTAEETPLLIPKKEKM; encoded by the exons ATGTTATCTGTTAGTGTTA GATGTTCT AAAATGGAAATAGGAAATAAGGTTTACCTAAATAACATTGAGCAGATAGATGAAAAATCGCATATCAAGGTTCGGGTGCTTAAAATTTGGAACTTTGTCAGAAATAATAAAGTTTGTTCGATTGAAATGATCATCATGGACGAGGAG ggTACACAATACCAAGCTCGTGTCTTCAATCAAAATTTCTCCAGATTTCGTCATCTTTTAAAGGAAGATGAAAGTTATATAGTTATAAAACCCAATATGGCTGCTGTTACTAATGGTTTTAGTTATACAG AACAAACATGCCCAAGAGACACATTCTTTG ATGTTATTGGACATATCGT TTCTGTACATCTGAAGGTTACTATTTTTGGAAGTCAAGCATATCAGATTTCAGAATACCTAAAAAATAACCCGACGGTTAATTTTGTTGTTATCGTGATGCAGTTTTTGAAGCTAAACATTTGGAATG GTCTTGGTGAAGCTAAAAGTCATTTTGAAGTAACGAAATTGTTCATAAATTCTGACATTTATGAAATAAATGAGTTTAAAAATAA GTTGAAATGTCATGACAATTTCGGAATAACTGAAAAAAGCATAACTACACTTCAAAGCTACTCTTCTTCATATACAGATGACTTTAAGGGCAATTTTCCATTAAAAACAGTCTGTGAGATCACCGAACCAATTAAG GAAATGAAGTTTTTATTAGTTGCTTCCATTGTTAATATAAGGCAGAATCTACCATGGTATTATGAAGCATGCAAaaaatgtggaaaaaaaattatcCCTGTTCCCAAAACCAATCATTCGTATACCAACCCTGAGGGAATTTTAGAAACTATGGTTGTCGAGTGTACAAATGCACAATGCAAAAAATCTGAATTTCA gtATATAATTCCAATCAATGTACAAGATTGTACTGGAACCATTGGATTGACTCTTTTTGATAGGGAAGCAAGGAGGTTGTTAAATATAAGTGCCTACGAGTTGAAAAAGATACATGATGCG GCCGGAGACAGTGATGCCCTATTTCCAATGCAACTTAACGTGTTGAAAAACCACAAGTTTGCTTTTGTTGTAGATATTACAGAATACAATGTCAACAACTATAATAACATCTACACAGTTCTCAGAGTTACAGAAGATATGTCCATTGTTTCTGAATTAGAAAGTAAAATAGAACTTATG AGTATTCAATCTGTCTCCTtaaatcaagttgctttggaatCCGATGATGTTGTACAACCTGTTCAAAag gatgTCATCTCACAAACAGACGAAAGTTTTACACCCTCAACAGTTGATAAGTTAACCGCAACAAGTCCAAGCAAAATATCATGTGATTTGAAGTGCAACCTCCAAGAAATTTATGATGTTGATTCTGGATATGATTTAAGTTCAACTAAGGCTAAAAGAATTTCAACCGCAGAGGAAACTCCACTCTTGATTCCAAAAAAGGAAAA GATGTGA
- the LOC128127849 gene encoding uncharacterized protein LOC128127849, whose amino-acid sequence MGFVIYKKVEAIEWCRGVLNAMRKGEGFLVYVTGCNRLLTSNCFIKVLILIQVLPARFPYPYVSSNPHSSSTCKISISICQTRHLSPIPLIDLTEDVENIHQVNNENLIVGISNEYLDHGDQVVVCQTCRAKLWRNESIRGKEKGKTDYSLCCGYGKVQLPDLKNAPPTYERMFRNMDSKSKHFMKNIRRYNSMFSFLSMGGKIDSSINRGNAPYIFRLGGQNYHSIGSLLPAKGSEPKFSQLYIYDTDNEITNRQRCFRGEKDQSTSTDSDIIEDIKVMLDSNNVLVRSYRMVRDTFKKNPEVDMKLRLIERREQDGTYNLPTASEVAALIIGDISDSIEKRDIIVQTKNGCLQRISELHPSYLPLQYPLLFPYGDDGYSVDILHRGVSLTNNSKRAKCTMREYFAYRIQDKDYSFSLILNSRRLFQQFMVDAYTMMETERMYYIRRQQHVLRCESYENLRNQKAQGTTDISNVGQRVILPSSFTGGARYMLQNYLDAMSLCKWFGYPYFFITFTCNPKWPEIKRFLKDTSLQPEDRPDILCRLFKIKLDAFIKDLRENQIFGKVQACN is encoded by the exons ATGGGGTTTGTGATTTATAAGAAGGTCGAAGCTATTGAGTGGTGTAGAGGGGTATTAAATGCGATGCGAAAGGGTGAAGGGTTCTTGGTGTATGTAACCGGCTGCAATCGATTG cTTACATCAAACTGCTTCATTAAAGTTCTAATCCTCATTCAAGTTCTACCTGCAAGATTTCCATATCCATATGTCAG TTCTAATCCTCATTCCAGTTCTACCTGCAAGATTTCCATATCCATATGTCAG ACAAGACATTTATCCCCTATTCCATTGATTGATCTGacagaagatgtagaaaataTACATCAAGTGAACAATGAAAATCTTATAGTTGGTATCTCAAATG AATATTTGGATCATGGTGATCAAGTTGTTGTATGTCAAACATGTCGTGCAAAGTTATGGAGAAATGAATCCATTAGAGGTAAAGAAAAGGGAAAGacagattattcattatgttgtggtTACGGCAAAGTTCAACTTCCAGATTTAAAGAATGCACCCCCGACTTATGAAAGAATGTTTCGAAATATGGACTCAAAAAGCAAACATTTCATGAAAAACATTCGACGTTACAATTCAATGTTTTCTTTCTTGTCGATGGGTGGTAAAATTGATTCTTCAATCAATAGAGGAAACGCTCCATACATTTTCAGATTGGGTGGTCAAAATTATCATAGTATTGGAAGTCTTTTGCCAGCAAAAGGATCGGAACCAAAATTCTCTCAGTTATACATTTATGACACTGACAACGAAATTACAAATAGACAGAGATGTTTTCG TGGTGAAAAGGATCAATCAACATCAACTGATAGTGATATTATTGAAGATATTAAGGTGATGTTGGATTCAAATAATGTGTTGGTTAGATCTTATAGGATGGTAAGAGATACTTTTAAGAAAAATCCAGAAGTTGATATGAAATTACGACTTATCGAGAGAAGGGAGCAAGATGGAACATATAACCTACCGACTGCTTCTGAGGTTGCTGCTTTAATAATTGGTGACATTTCGGATTCAATCGAGAAGAGGGATATCATCGTTCAAACAAAAAATGGTTGTCTACAACGTATCAGTGAATTGCATCCTTCGTATCTTCCTCTCCAATATCCATTGCTATTTCCATATGGGGATGATGGTTATAGTGTTGACATTCTTCATAGAGGCGTGTCATTAACGAACAACAGCAAGCGTGCGAAATGTACAATGAGAGAATATTTCGCTTATAGGATTCAAGACAAAGATTATTCGTTTTCTCTCATACTTAATTCAAGAAGGTTGTTTCAACAATTTATGGTAGATGCCTACACTATGATGGAAACGGAGAGAATGTACTACATACGTAGGCAACAACATGTTCTTAGATGTGAGTCTTATGAAAATTTACGTAACCAAAAAGCTCAAGGGACGACTGATATCTCGAATGTCGGCCAACGTGTCATATTACCTTCATCCTTTACCGGAGGTGCACGTTATATGCTGCAAAACTATTTGGATGCCATGTCACTATGCAAATGGTTTGGATATCCTTATTTTTTCATAACCTTTACGTGTAATCCCAAATGGCCTgagattaaaaggtttcttaaggATACTTCACTTCAACCAGAAGACAGGCCTGATATACTATGTAGGTTGTTCAAGATCAAGCTTGATGCATTCATTAAAGACCTAAGGGAAAATCAAATTTTCGGCAAAGTTCAAGCAtgtaattaa